Proteins from one Rosa chinensis cultivar Old Blush chromosome 7, RchiOBHm-V2, whole genome shotgun sequence genomic window:
- the LOC112179537 gene encoding transcription factor TCP5, with product MMTNPRGKGFQAKQEGQNNNNNDGNIMTSYNKAASSSTTTSRQWSGFRNPRIVRVSRTFGGKDRHSKVSTVRGLRDRRIRLSVPTAIQLYDLQDRLGLSQPSKVIDWLLEVTEDDIDKLPPLQLLPHHGLLNTTSSAHHQFHHHQQQILNPLNVPFFDVNQRLTEQVVLDESKGKSIKANDHQRDHDDEALAQKLFPIGNMPSSIPGLLNNAMAYNNYFHHHSSEPSSLSLSQFGSSHGFPLMPQMDHMMSSNNGLSFSTTSMPMASGSQLFFCPSTATPVPSLFGPYAPYITTTTPVVENSSTSNDRQPELRRTNNHMIQLLSSSSTTSTTLQNFEPNNALMPSLQYSIGSSLRSFPTLVNPKLHSQNNDGSSSQPDKDRTGS from the coding sequence atgatgacaaaTCCAAGGGGAAAGGGTTTTCAAGCAAAGCAAGAGGgccaaaacaacaacaacaatgatgGGAATATTATGACTAGTTATAACAAGGCAGCTTCATCTAGTACTACTACTTCAAGGCAATGGTCTGGATTTCGAAATCCAAGGATTGTTCGTGTCTCGCGAACCTTTGGCGGAAAAGACAGGCACAGCAAGGTCTCAACTGTGAGGGGATTGAGAGACAGAAGAATTAGGCTTTCAGTGCCAACAGCAATTCAGTTATATGACCTTCAAGACAGGCTTGGTCTTAGCCAACCTAGCAAGGTAATAGATTGGTTGCTTGAAGTTACTGAAGATGATATTGATAAGCTCCCACCACTCCAACTACTTCCTCATCATGGTTTGCTCAATACTACTAGTTCTGCTCATCAtcaatttcatcatcatcaacagcAAATTCTCAATCCTCTTAATGTTCCTTTCTTTGATGTGAATCAAAGGCTTACTGAGCAAGTAGTACTTGATGAGAGTAAAGGCAAGTCAATCAAAGCAAATGATCATCAACGAGATCATGATGATGAAGCCTTGGCTCAGAAGTTATTTCCTATAGGCAATATGCCTTCTTCCATACCTGGATTGCTGAACAATGCCATGGCATACAACAACTACTTTCACCATCACAGTTCAGAGCCTTCGAGTTTGTCTCTTTCTCAGTTTGGTAGCAGTCATGGATTTCCACTAATGCCTCAAATGGATCATATGATGAGTAGTAACAATGGCTTATCATTTTCAACTACTTCAATGCCAATGGCATCTGGGTCTCAATTGTTCTTCTGTCCATCAACAGCTACGCCGGTACCTTCACTTTTTGGTCCTTATGCGCCCTACATTACCACTACTACCCCAGTAGTAGAGAATAGTAGTACCAGTAATGATCGTCAGCCAGAACTTAGACGAACCAATAACCACATGATCCAATTGTTGAGCTCATCAAGTACTACTAGTACTACTCTACAGAATTTTGAACCTAATAATGCTCTCATGCCTTCTCTTCAATATTCTATTGGCTCATCTTTGAGATCCTTTCCAACATTGGTTAATCCGAAGCTCCATTCACAAAACAATGATGGATCATCAAGCCAACCAGACAAGGACCGTACTGGTTCCTAA